A single region of the Fenollaria sporofastidiosus genome encodes:
- a CDS encoding HutD family protein gives MKDLNSKRIVSTWKGGTTEELCIEPKDASLQERNFDLRISSATIDLERSEFSDFTGYRRYLMKLEGDITLLIDDKEVIIKEDEAFEFMGDEKVISISKEPSRDFNVIIKEDRKADISIIKNKTKGTDEGAYIFALEDAKLNGKNVEKYSLYESEGEEMSLEGRFIYIKIFTMED, from the coding sequence ATGAAAGATTTAAATAGTAAAAGAATCGTTTCCACTTGGAAGGGAGGCACAACAGAAGAGCTTTGCATAGAGCCAAAAGATGCCTCGCTTCAAGAGAGAAACTTTGATTTAAGGATATCATCTGCGACCATAGACCTTGAGCGCTCAGAGTTTTCAGACTTCACAGGATACAGACGCTACCTAATGAAGCTAGAAGGGGATATCACACTTTTGATAGATGACAAAGAAGTCATTATTAAAGAAGACGAAGCCTTCGAGTTTATGGGAGACGAAAAAGTCATCTCCATAAGCAAAGAGCCATCAAGAGATTTTAACGTCATCATTAAGGAAGACAGAAAAGCAGATATATCTATAATAAAAAACAAAACAAAGGGCACAGATGAGGGTGCATATATATTCGCCCTTGAAGACGCTAAACTTAACGGAAAAAATGTAGAGAAATATTCTTTATACGAATCAGAGGGCGAAGAGATGAGCCTAGAAGGTAGATTCATTTATATAAAGATATTCACAATGGAGGATTAA
- a CDS encoding class I SAM-dependent methyltransferase, whose amino-acid sequence MNFDTIIDEALKKKEAMQGSFSGPIKRHASKLRFKTIMMKGEAHLQLESFEGKKAFHENIAMRDAKARLGALMNEYKQLFITLGSESYQVFNNKGKFKLLKVKTERAAKAQSHNKKKNYILEEGECIDFLIYLKVMSEDGKVYKSYYDKFKQINKYLEIFDKALEKVDTSKKLRILDFGCGKAYLTFAVYYYLKNIRKLDFYIEGLDLKEDVVHDLNSIKDALHYEDIDFVCKDIKDYSKTDNIDIMLTLHACDIATDIAIKKAVDLNASLILSVPCCQKELFPKIKSNELEGILKHGILKERVAAIVTDSLRSLYLEMHGYKSEIIEFIDMDHTPIL is encoded by the coding sequence ATGAATTTTGATACTATTATAGATGAAGCTCTTAAGAAGAAGGAAGCGATGCAAGGCTCTTTCTCGGGTCCTATTAAAAGACATGCTTCTAAGCTAAGGTTTAAGACGATAATGATGAAGGGTGAGGCGCACTTGCAGCTTGAAAGTTTTGAGGGTAAGAAGGCTTTTCACGAGAACATCGCCATGCGTGATGCGAAGGCAAGGCTAGGCGCTCTTATGAATGAGTACAAGCAGCTCTTCATAACTCTTGGCTCTGAATCTTATCAAGTTTTTAACAACAAGGGCAAGTTCAAGCTTCTTAAGGTTAAGACTGAAAGAGCGGCGAAGGCGCAATCTCATAACAAGAAGAAAAATTACATACTTGAGGAAGGGGAATGCATTGACTTTCTTATCTACCTAAAGGTTATGAGTGAGGACGGCAAGGTCTACAAGAGCTACTACGACAAGTTTAAGCAGATCAATAAGTACCTTGAAATCTTTGACAAGGCGCTTGAGAAGGTAGATACAAGTAAGAAGCTACGCATACTTGACTTTGGCTGCGGCAAGGCATACCTAACTTTTGCAGTTTATTATTATCTAAAGAATATAAGGAAGCTCGACTTCTACATCGAGGGTCTCGACCTTAAGGAAGATGTTGTTCATGACTTAAACTCCATCAAGGATGCGCTTCACTACGAGGACATAGACTTTGTATGTAAGGATATAAAGGACTACTCCAAGACTGATAATATCGACATCATGCTTACTCTGCACGCTTGCGACATAGCGACCGACATCGCCATAAAGAAGGCGGTGGATCTAAATGCGTCACTTATACTATCGGTTCCGTGCTGTCAAAAAGAGCTATTCCCTAAGATTAAATCTAACGAGCTTGAGGGCATTCTTAAGCACGGCATACTTAAGGAGAGGGTCGCAGCAATCGTCACTGACTCACTTAGAAGTCTTTACCTAGAGATGCATGGCTACAAATCAGAAATCATAGAGTTCATCGACATGGATCATACACCTATCTTATGA
- a CDS encoding cation diffusion facilitator family transporter, with amino-acid sequence MIEKLIYFINRPNRNTRDALFRKKTGYFVSITGIIFNILLSAAKLTIGIFVHSIAIMADAVNNIFDTISSVITLLGFKLSEKPADREHPYGHGRLEYISGLVISIIVIIIGLQFIKSSFLRILHPDIVKFDLASFIIMLLSILVKVFITFLNKGAGEMIDSKAMKATSIDSLGDVFTTMVVIVPMISSLFTTVQVDGYFGILVSLMIIKNGIEMIKETIGPILGEEPDRELVELIHKDLESEPLIKNVHDFHAHNYGPDNVYISFDVEMPAHLTIEEAHSVIDTWERILEDKYKITIIIHVDPYMAEDECSELYKKLENAVKDDKNVVALHDFRVVNSKSSKDILLLDLVLNDMQGKDKQTLADEMCKRFESEVSDDYDYRLRIVPNFTNIGDDLK; translated from the coding sequence ATGATAGAAAAATTAATTTACTTTATAAACAGACCTAACAGAAACACGCGTGATGCGTTATTTAGAAAGAAGACTGGTTACTTCGTTTCAATCACGGGTATCATCTTTAACATACTTTTAAGTGCAGCGAAGCTTACAATCGGTATCTTTGTTCACTCCATCGCCATCATGGCGGATGCGGTAAACAACATCTTTGACACCATCTCGTCGGTGATTACACTTTTGGGCTTTAAGTTATCGGAGAAGCCGGCGGATAGGGAGCATCCATACGGACACGGTAGGCTCGAGTACATATCAGGCCTTGTCATATCCATCATCGTCATCATCATAGGTCTGCAATTCATAAAGTCGTCGTTTTTAAGAATACTGCACCCAGACATCGTTAAGTTCGACCTTGCAAGCTTTATAATTATGCTGCTTTCGATACTTGTCAAAGTTTTCATCACTTTCTTGAACAAGGGTGCAGGCGAGATGATAGACTCGAAGGCGATGAAGGCAACTAGCATAGACTCACTTGGCGACGTCTTCACGACTATGGTTGTCATTGTGCCGATGATTAGCTCACTTTTCACAACTGTACAAGTCGACGGCTACTTCGGTATACTAGTTTCACTTATGATTATTAAGAATGGTATAGAGATGATAAAGGAGACCATAGGCCCAATTTTAGGCGAGGAGCCAGACAGGGAGCTTGTGGAGCTTATACACAAAGACTTAGAGTCTGAGCCATTAATCAAGAACGTGCACGACTTTCACGCACACAACTACGGTCCTGATAATGTCTACATCTCCTTCGATGTTGAGATGCCAGCACACCTTACCATTGAAGAGGCACACAGCGTTATAGACACTTGGGAGAGGATACTTGAGGACAAGTACAAGATCACCATCATCATACACGTTGACCCTTACATGGCTGAGGACGAGTGTTCTGAGCTTTACAAGAAGCTTGAGAATGCGGTGAAAGATGACAAAAATGTTGTTGCTTTACACGATTTTAGAGTTGTAAACAGTAAGTCTAGCAAGGACATCTTGCTACTAGACCTCGTTTTGAACGATATGCAGGGTAAGGACAAACAGACGCTTGCGGACGAGATGTGTAAACGTTTTGAAAGTGAAGTCTCAGATGACTACGACTATAGATTAAGGATAGTACCGAATTTTACAAATATAGGAGACGATTTGAAGTAA
- a CDS encoding 4Fe-4S binding protein, translated as MAYVISSECIACGQCLPECPVDAISEGDIYIIDADKCIDCGQCSSVCPVDAPKQN; from the coding sequence ATGGCATACGTAATCAGTTCAGAATGTATAGCATGCGGACAATGCTTACCAGAGTGTCCAGTTGACGCTATATCTGAAGGCGATATCTACATAATTGATGCAGATAAATGCATCGACTGCGGACAATGCAGCAGTGTTTGTCCAGTAGATGCTCCAAAACAAAACTAA
- a CDS encoding tRNA1(Val) (adenine(37)-N6)-methyltransferase: MDKVAGTNYYIYQDKDDFSYGIDAILLSDFAKAKEDHIDLCTGNGIVALRLSYLYKKSKVVGVDIDEKAIDLCKKSIAVNEINDRVEAIRLDIREVEEHFKKNAFDSLSVNPPYLDPKDNIATDDYKRQEILLKLDDIAKAASYLLKPFSKVYMVHRPSRLIDIVLSFKKYGINTRRLRAVKPFADKKANMILIELEKSDKTGFEYMNELVVYNSDGTYTDEVKEIYYGHQ, translated from the coding sequence ATGGACAAGGTAGCAGGTACAAACTATTACATATATCAAGACAAGGACGACTTTTCTTATGGTATAGACGCAATACTTCTTTCTGACTTTGCAAAGGCGAAGGAAGATCACATAGACCTTTGCACTGGTAACGGCATAGTCGCGCTTAGACTTTCCTACCTTTACAAGAAGTCGAAAGTGGTCGGAGTCGACATAGATGAGAAGGCGATAGATTTATGCAAAAAGTCCATAGCCGTGAACGAAATTAATGACAGAGTAGAGGCTATAAGGCTTGACATAAGGGAAGTGGAGGAGCACTTTAAGAAGAACGCCTTCGACAGTCTCTCTGTAAACCCGCCCTACCTTGATCCAAAGGATAATATAGCAACAGATGACTACAAAAGGCAGGAAATCCTACTTAAGCTTGATGATATAGCAAAGGCAGCGAGCTACCTACTTAAGCCATTTAGTAAGGTTTACATGGTGCATAGACCATCAAGGCTTATCGACATCGTCTTGAGCTTTAAAAAGTATGGCATCAACACTAGAAGGCTCAGAGCTGTTAAACCATTTGCGGACAAAAAGGCGAACATGATACTTATAGAGCTCGAAAAGTCAGACAAGACTGGCTTTGAATATATGAATGAACTTGTCGTCTACAACTCAGACGGCACTTACACTGATGAAGTAAAGGAGATTTACTATGGACATCAATAA
- the rsmI gene encoding 16S rRNA (cytidine(1402)-2'-O)-methyltransferase, which translates to MDINKGTLYIVATPIGNYEDISLRALNVLKSVDYIACEDTRHSGVLLKHYEIKKPLFAYHKFNEKDKTPYILELLADGKSVAIVSDAGSPGISDPGVVAARAAREAGYTVTAIPGATAFVTSLMASGIDLSHFAFIGFAPQKDAKRKKFLESYRAYKMPLIFYEAPHRLIAFLETALDVYGDREAFISRELTKLYEEHLHMHLSELISHFKENEPRGEFVITILNDAASDEDETMDINEAARALIGEGMSIKDATNKLKELGFKKNDAYKALLEIKDE; encoded by the coding sequence ATGGACATCAATAAAGGCACTTTATATATAGTCGCAACACCCATAGGTAACTACGAAGACATAAGCTTACGTGCGCTGAACGTATTAAAGAGCGTAGACTACATTGCCTGCGAGGACACAAGGCACTCAGGTGTGCTTCTTAAGCACTACGAGATTAAAAAGCCGCTCTTTGCCTACCACAAGTTTAATGAGAAGGACAAGACGCCATATATACTTGAGCTTCTAGCTGATGGTAAAAGCGTCGCAATAGTATCAGATGCAGGCTCACCTGGCATATCGGACCCAGGAGTTGTAGCGGCTCGTGCTGCAAGAGAAGCTGGATATACCGTGACAGCCATACCTGGAGCGACAGCCTTTGTTACATCACTTATGGCAAGTGGCATAGACCTTAGTCACTTTGCCTTCATAGGTTTTGCACCGCAAAAGGATGCGAAGCGTAAGAAGTTTTTGGAAAGCTACAGAGCGTACAAGATGCCACTAATCTTCTACGAAGCGCCGCATAGACTTATCGCTTTCTTAGAAACGGCACTTGACGTTTATGGTGACAGAGAGGCCTTTATAAGCCGTGAGCTAACAAAATTATACGAGGAGCACCTTCATATGCACCTAAGTGAGTTAATATCACACTTCAAAGAGAATGAGCCACGTGGTGAGTTTGTTATCACGATTTTAAATGACGCTGCAAGTGATGAAGATGAGACCATGGACATAAACGAAGCTGCAAGAGCACTTATAGGCGAGGGGATGAGCATAAAAGATGCTACAAATAAGTTAAAGGAGCTTGGCTTTAAGAAGAACGATGCCTACAAGGCTCTGCTTGAGATAAAGGATGAATAA
- a CDS encoding DNA double-strand break repair nuclease NurA, with translation MNEELLIKIRDINSLLREKSKIFDEKGKEGIKSEIYGVLADKYMIEDEVDLEKIADEGGLWAVDGSLNRIGALYPHYISVIDALVISTKDNYEKRLTTVYSPIEDRIREEDEFSFEQEVYIKKEMARLEVRVCIEALKERKPKMIFMDGGFIRYIISCEDDFNELRKICVDEGIILVGVIEEIKTATISEAIKFEAYDKEILYSLLDYKEAMIIRDACNKKAESGIVSAFARTSMKPNAIGVDICKEQRDYMHMVLETILKLTPKNSRGIPLILDIVDKKVKITEEMKEDVLVKELDKDIYDRYFNEVRNLR, from the coding sequence ATGAACGAAGAATTACTCATAAAGATTAGAGATATAAACTCTTTGCTTAGAGAAAAGTCGAAAATTTTCGATGAGAAGGGCAAGGAAGGTATAAAGAGTGAGATCTATGGCGTGCTTGCGGATAAGTACATGATAGAGGACGAGGTGGATCTAGAAAAAATTGCAGACGAAGGCGGTTTATGGGCAGTTGACGGCTCTCTGAATAGGATAGGCGCCTTGTATCCGCACTACATCAGTGTCATAGACGCACTTGTGATATCGACAAAGGATAATTATGAAAAGAGGCTCACTACAGTTTACTCGCCTATTGAGGATAGGATCAGAGAGGAAGATGAGTTTTCCTTTGAGCAAGAGGTCTACATCAAGAAGGAGATGGCAAGGCTAGAAGTAAGAGTGTGCATAGAAGCCTTGAAGGAGAGAAAGCCAAAGATGATATTCATGGACGGAGGCTTCATTCGCTACATCATTAGCTGCGAAGACGACTTCAACGAGCTACGAAAAATCTGCGTAGATGAAGGCATCATCTTAGTCGGTGTCATCGAAGAGATCAAGACAGCCACTATCTCAGAAGCAATAAAATTTGAGGCCTACGACAAGGAGATATTATACTCCCTACTTGATTACAAGGAAGCGATGATTATAAGGGACGCATGCAACAAGAAGGCAGAGAGCGGCATAGTGAGCGCCTTTGCTAGAACATCGATGAAGCCTAATGCCATCGGCGTGGATATATGCAAAGAGCAAAGAGATTACATGCACATGGTTTTAGAGACTATACTTAAGCTAACACCAAAAAACTCCAGAGGCATACCGCTTATACTTGACATAGTTGATAAGAAGGTCAAGATTACTGAAGAAATGAAAGAAGATGTTCTTGTTAAAGAGCTTGACAAGGACATATATGATAGATATTTTAACGAAGTGAGGAATTTAAGATGA